A window from Vigna angularis cultivar LongXiaoDou No.4 chromosome 7, ASM1680809v1, whole genome shotgun sequence encodes these proteins:
- the LOC108338670 gene encoding mediator of RNA polymerase II transcription subunit 15a, which yields MDSNNWRPNQGNNPTMDTNDWRAQLPPGSRQKIVNKIMDTLKKDNPFSGPDGLQELRQIAIRFEEEIFTTARSQPDYLRKISMKMLTWETKSQNTLANSQVGPSNRPTDQDDVADGAEA from the exons ATGGATTCCAATAATTGGAGACCTAATCAAGGTAATAACCCCACTATGGATACAAACGACTGGAGAGCTCAACTACCACCGGGTTCACGCCAAAAAATTGTCAACAAAAT AATGGACACATTAAAAAAAGACAATCCTTTTTCTGGTCCTGACGGATTGCAAGAACTTCGGCAGATTGCTATAAGGTTTGAAGAAGAGATTTTTACTACTGCAAGAAGCCAG CCTGATTATCTACGGAAAATATCTATGAAGATGCTTACATGGGAGACTAAGTCCCAAAACACCCTGGCTAATAGTCAAGTTGGCCCTAGCAATAGACCTACCGATCAAG atgATGTTGCAGATGGTGC